Within the Sphaeramia orbicularis unplaced genomic scaffold, fSphaOr1.1, whole genome shotgun sequence genome, the region gttacctgtggacaaccgtgttacctgtggacaaccgtgttacctgtggacagtcctgttacctgtgaacagtcctgttacctgtgggcagtcccgttacctgtggacaaccgtgttacctgtggacagtcctgttacctgtggacagtcccgttacctgtgggcagtcctgttacctgtggacaaccgtgttacctgtggacagtcctgttacctgtgaacagtcctgttacctgtggacagtcctgttacctgtggacagtcccgttacctgtgggcagtcctgttacctgtgaacagtcctgttacctgtggacaaccgtgttacctgtggacagtcctgttacctgtgaagagtcctgttacctgtggacaaccgtgttacctgtggacaaccgTGTTACCTGtagacagtcctgttacctgtgaacagtcctgttacctgtggacagtcctgttacctgtgggcAGTCCCGTTACCTGTGGGCAGTCCCGTTACCTGTGggcagtcctgttacctgtggacagtcctgttacctgtggacaaccgtgttacctgtggacagtcctgttacctgtggacagtcctgttacctgtgaacagtcctgttacctgtggacaaccgTGTTACCTGtagacagtcctgttacctgtgaacagtcctgttacctgtggacagtcctgttacctgtggacagtcctgttaccCGTGGACAAccgtgttacctgtggacagtcctgttacctgtgaacagtcctgttacctgtggacaaccgTGTTACCTGtagacagtcctgttacctgtggacaaccgtgttacctgtggacagtcctgttacctgtggacagtcctgttacctgtggacagtcctgttacctgtggacaaccgtgttacctgtggacagtcctgttacctgtggacagtcctgttacctgtggacagtcccaTTACCTGTAGACAGTCCCGTTACCTGTGGACAAccgtgttacctgtggacagtcctgttacctgtggacagtcccgttacctgtggacaaccgtgttacctgtgaacagtcctgttacctgtggacagtcctgttacctgtggacagtcctgttacctgtggacagtcctgttacctgtggacaaccgtgttacctgtggacagtcctgttacctgtggacagtcctgttacctgtggacaaccgtgttacctgtggacagtccgtgttacctgtggacagtcctgttacctgtggacaaccgtgttacctgtggacagtcctgttacctgtggacagtcctgttacctgtggacaaccgtgttacctgtggacagtcctgttacctgtgggcagtcctgttacctgtgaacagtcctgttacctgtggacagtcctgttacctgtggacagtcctgttacctgtgggcagtcctgttacctgtgggcAGTCCCGTTACCTGTGggcagtcctgttacctgtggacagtcctgttacctgtggacaaccgtgttacctgtggacagtcctgttacctgtgaacagtcctgttacctgtggacaaccgTGTTACCTGtagacagtcctgttacctgtgaacagtcctgttacctgtggacagtcctgttacctgtggacaaccgtgttacctgtggacagtcctgttacctgtgaacagtcctgttacctatggacagtcctgttacctgtggacaaccgTGTTACCTGtagacagtcctgttacctgtggacagtcctgttacctgtgaacagtcctgttacctgtggacagtcctgttacctgtggacagtcctgttacctgtggacaaccgtgttacctgtggacagtcctgttacctgtggacagtcctgttacctgtgaacagtcctgttacctgtggacagtcctgttacctgtggacagtcctgttacctgtggacaaccgtgttacctgtggacagtcctgttacctgtggacagtcccgttacctgtggacagtcccgttacctgtggacaaccgtgttacctgtgaacagtcctgttatctgtggacagtcctgttacctgtggacagtcctgttacctgtggacaaccgtgttacctgtggacagtcctgttacctgtggacagtcctgttacctgtggacagtcctgttacctgtgaacagtcctgttacctgtgaacagtcctgttatctgtggacagtcctgttacctgtggacagtcctgttacctgtggacaaccgtgttacctgtggacagtcctattacctgtgaacagtcctgttacctgtggacagtcctgttacctgtggacaacctTCATACTTCCGTCCTCAGATCTTCGTCCACCTGTGGTTTGTTGGACAGTGAGTCCTGGATCCGTGAAGGTGGACTGAAGTGAACCGGACCTGAAGTGAACCGGACCTGAAGTGAACCGGACCTGCAGGAGgacaaaatgagataaaacagAAGGAGATGAGGGAGTGAGGAGCAGGAGGGAAAACAGGAAAAAGAGGAAGGAGGGAAAAAGACCGAGGAGAAATAGTAGGtgtgaatgagagagagagagagagagagagagagagagagagagagagagagagagagagagagagagagggaggaggaggaggaggaccagcCTCCATCTCCAGTTGTGGCTCCGCAGACGCGCAGGACGCACTGACCGTGTCCCGGCTTCCATCGATGGTTCACCGCAGCCCGGAGGAGGGACCGACCTTCCACCGCTGCCCGGAAATCCGCGTCCAGGAGCCGTGCACTCTGACAGCAGTAAGCCGCTCTGAGCCGCCTCTACCCCGGCTACAAACACAGACACGTCCcggggaagtgtgtgtgtgagtgtgtgtgtgtgtgtgtgtgtgagtgtgtgtgtggggaccCAGCGGTGCGTCCCCGCGGCTCGACCCGCCGAGCGGTGCCTCTGCCCGGGCACGGACCTCCCTGCGCCCCGGGGCCTCCACGGAGCCGCTCCTCCGGACGCATCCAACTTTTCCTGTTCACTCTCAGGCATTTTTCCATCTTCTCCAAAAGTGTGCGAACCTGAGCGGGATTAAGTTGCTTTTCTTGGTGCGTGTTTTGCGCTCGGCGTGCGTAAAGTCCGCGGTGAGCGGACGGAGCGGAGCCGGACCGAGCCGGACCGAGCCGGACCAGAGCGGAGGGTCATCCGAGCCGCAGCCGGATCAGACAGAGGGTTTTACGGGCTGAAGGGTTCATCCACCCGGTCTGGTTTTATTTACAGAGAGACGAAACTCCTGTTCGAcggaaaataagaagaaaaacagaagaaaaacagttcagtttattaagtaaaagtaaaaaaaaaaaaaaaaaaaaaaaaaagtaaaggaatTAGATCAACTTTTATTAATGTTCAGATTTGTAGTTCATTTTCATTTCGACGGAAAAAAAATAGTGTAACTGAGATTTATTCGGTGTTTTATCAGTGAAGAAGTTTTTGATTCTAAAAGTCAGAAAcaatttttgtgtctttaaaaaCAAATGTAAGACAGAGGGTTTATTCATATTTAGTTTAAAACAGACACTAACGGTGATGGTGAATTTatattaaaacacaatttaattcAGATTCAACTGAAGCagaaacatatttaatgtaaactTACAcagattttcagtaaatgttaaaGTTAATATAAGTGACAGAAGAGAAACTGTGTAGTTTTATGGTTTATAAAGTAAatctgagaaaaaagaaaaaaaaaaaaaaaaagatgaagagtgAAGAATAATTTTTAGGACCAACTTCCAACCAGAGGGTCGAAGCCACTGAAGGAGCCTCTGGTTTGGATCCGTCTATTTCATGGATCTGTGGTTGAAGTTTATGTTCAAATACatcagatgaagatgaagagttCATTTTTTATACTTTCTATACTAAAAATGTACAATTAGACGTGAGTAAAAACTGTGAGTCAGGATTTAATTGGAGCTTTTTAACTCATGACACTGATTCAGTGGATTAAAATTAAAGATGTTGGTGATGATTCAGTTAAAAACctgcagagaaaagaggaggaagctCTGAATATTAGAGGATGAATGAACAGTGAACGCATCATGacaataaaagatgaaaaagattTAGTTGAACCTACACACAACGATCATATTTATGTGAAGCTGTTTGTGCTTCATCAAACTGAATCTGAGCGCCTCGACAGCTTTATTAAATCCACTTCATGGCtttgatttacaatgaaaatgtcaAACACAGACATTAACTGGATGTTTGTTTGTCCTGATGAACCTGAACTCACCGTGAGTCTGAGCTACATCcatctgcagcaaaaaaaaaaaaaaaaaaccctggaaatAAAAACTGACATGTACAcaaaatgaaaactgcacatgcaGTTAAACGCACCAtcaggtattattattattattattattattattattattattattattattattattattattatttattaagtgATTAATTGTTTGCATTTTGATGTTTTATGGTGTGTTCGTTGTAGGCATTTATATCACAGTAACAGTGAAAATGCGATTTATCGGCTAATATTGTGCGATGGTTTTTATTTGTGTTGCaggatttttattgattttgtcgCTTTAgggaaaattattttaaaaaaaacgacACAAACATGTGACGTTGAACACGAATCTGTCGACATGATCAgaaagaagaaatatgaaaataaatgaagaacGAGTCCAAGTTCAGGGGTTTGACAGGTGTCAGCGTTTATCGTTCAGGTCCAGACTGATCAGGGTCGGACCTgatcctctggttctggttctggttctggttctggatgaaGCCCAAACTGGAGAATAAACCTGATGGAAGAGGTCGACTGAGGCCAGAGAGGAAACCGAGGAGGAtctggactgatgtggactgatgtggtctgatgtggactgacataaactgatgtggactgatgtggaccgATGTAGGttgatgtggtctgatgtggactaaggtggtctgatgtggtctgatatAGACTGATGTGGTCTGACGTGGACTGACATGGTCTGatatggtctgatgtggtcttaTGTAGACTGATGGGGTCTGACatggactgatgtggactgacCTGGTCTAATATAGTCTGATGTGGTCTTATGTAGACTGATGGggtctgatgtggactgatgtagactgatgtggtctgatgtggactgatgtggtctgTCGTGGACCAGTTTGTCCATTACTGAtcagttgtttttgtcataaataGTGTAAATGATGCGTTTAAGGACCTGTTAAAAGTAAATACTGAGGAAATATTGAACTTTAAGGACCTGAAACTATAATACTTAATAGTTTTTTCTTAATAattgtgtttttctattttattccatttctaaCATGTTCATTCAGTGATGAAACAGACGTCAAACTCgttcagtaaaaaataaaaacagaataatctgtaaatatgaataaatacaaagttgtttccatgttttacagtaaaaaagtgaaattacgtcttgaaaatgtttagattttcaAAGTGtccattaaaaatgtgaaaaacctgaacctgAATGCCGTTTAATTTGAACGTATTCAGCCTCAGTCGATCATTTGCACATGTTCGTTTTATGGTGCAGCTCATATTTCAGCTTTAACGGCAGACAGAACATGGGTCCGGTTCTACTGACCAGGTTCTGTTtgattcagtttagttttaatggAGTTTGTACTTTTAACACTTTCActccttttattttgttttacactaaaacaaagagaaaagtttgtcattatttctcagttattctgtttttatgttactggttctgatccactttagatcacatgggTCTGATAGTTGTTATATCAGGTGGATCGGACCCTCTGTTGACCCGGTTCTAGTCCATGGACCGCATGtcggaccccctggtttaaggTTCGTTTAGTTCTTTAGTCTGAAATGTCACTGTTCTTCTGACTCCACCTGCAGAACCTGGTCTGACCCGGCTGGTGAcccctgggtctgggtctggctcTTGTTGTGactccggtcctggttctggatctagttctggttctgactctggttcTCTCTGGTGTCCCCTCAGACATGCTGAAGCCGGGCGACCCCAGTGGGTCGGCCTTCCTGAAGGTGGACCCGTCCTTTGACCTGtgtgttctggtcctggtcctggttctgactctggttcTGTCCCCGCAGACATGCTGAAGCCGGGCGACCCCAGCGGCTCGGCCTTCCTGAAGGTGGACCCGTCCTACCTCCAGCACTGGCAGCAGCTCTTCCCTCAGACGCAGCTGAAGGCGCCGCTGGCCCCGCCCCCGCCGCCACCTGACCGCCTGTCCATCCCCGTGGACGCCCTACGCCCGGCCCGTCTGCACGGCCACCTGCTGTCCTCCGCCCACTgcacctcctcgtcctcctcctcatccACCTCCTCGTCTTCGGCCTCCTCGGCGGCGGCGGCCCTGACCCCGCcctcctccatctccatctccaccTCCGCCGGCCTGTCCCAGCTGCCCGTCCCCCAGCAGATCGCGCTCTTCGGGCAGGCGTTGGCCCCGGTGTGCGGGGGCCCCGGGGGTCCAGGAGGAGCCGGAGCCACGGGACCAGGAGGGGGAGGAGCCGACCTGGTGGTGGTGGTCGCCCCCGACAACCAGCAGGGTCACAACCCGGGACTCCTCCACCAGGCCAAGGAGCAGGGCTgtgggggggcgggggtgggggtggtgtcgTCCAGCGTGAAGAGCGGCGGCGGAGGAACGGGAGGCGGCGGCGGCGTGGAGGAGGGCGggaaaggaggaggagcggcGATGGCGGCGGCGTCCAGGCTGAAGCTGACGGCGGAGGAGCTGGACTATTACCTGTACGGACAACAGAGGATGGAGATCATCCCCCTGAGCAACCACACAGCTGAAGTCAACAacagtacgcacacacacacacacacacacacacactgaaacacacacacacacacacacacacactgaaacacacacacacacacacacacacacacacacacacacactgaaacacacacacacacacacacacactgaaacacacacacacacacacacacacactgaaacacacacacacacacacacacacacacacacacacacactgaaacacacacacacacacacacacacactgaaacacacacacacacactgaaacacacacacacacacacacactgaaacacatacacacacacacactgaa harbors:
- the LOC115416759 gene encoding putative histone-lysine N-methyltransferase PRDM6, with protein sequence MLKPGDPSGSAFLKVDPSYLQHWQQLFPQTQLKAPLAPPPPPPDRLSIPVDALRPARLHGHLLSSAHCTSSSSSSSTSSSSASSAAAALTPPSSISISTSAGLSQLPVPQQIALFGQALAPVCGGPGGPGGAGATGPGGGGADLVVVVAPDNQQGHNPGLLHQAKEQGCGGAGVGVVSSSVKSGGGGTGGGGGVEEGGKGGGAAMAAASRLKLTAEELDYYLYGQQRMEIIPLSNHTAEVNNRCDMCADNRNGECPMHEKTQTPLGQRQNAANVIHQSAHSPAHKNSRESEKSNTHPPPPTGNFNQGQGHSPQGPDWIKWRTDLVHGTQV